The Campylobacter concisus sequence AGCTGCAGCAGAGGAAAAAACAGAATTTAACATTGTCCTGGTTGATTCTGGTGATAAGAAAATCAACGTTATTAAAGTTGTTAGAGCGCTTACTGGTCTTGGTCTTAAAGAAGCCAAAGACGCAGTTGAGGGAACACCATCTGTTCTTAAAGAAGGCGTTAGCAAAGATGAGGCTGAGGCAGCTAAAAAAGAGCTTGAGGAAGCTGGTGCCAAGGTTGAACTTAAATAATTTTTTATTATTTGAGCTTAATATTTCAAGAGAGGGCATAGGCTCTCTCTTTTTTTAAATTTTAGATGCCTTGTTAAAAGGCTATACTTTTCTTTCAAAATTACCACGAGGTAGATGCAATGTTAAATAGCTTATACTCAGGAAATCGTCTTAGGGTTGACTTCTCTAATGTCGTTAAGGAGATAGACGTTCCGAACCTACTACAACTACAAAAAAAGAGCTTTGATAATTTTTTAAATCTAAATAACAATCAAACAGAAAGCGGTATAGAAAAAGTTTTCAAATCAATCTTTCCAATACATGATCCGCAAAATCGTTTGACTTTAGAATATGTTGGCTCAGAAATTGGAAAACC is a genomic window containing:
- the rplL gene encoding 50S ribosomal protein L7/L12, which produces MAITKEDVLEFISNLSVLELSELVKEFEEKFGVSAAPVMVAGGAVAAGGAAAAAEEKTEFNIVLVDSGDKKINVIKVVRALTGLGLKEAKDAVEGTPSVLKEGVSKDEAEAAKKELEEAGAKVELK